The Sulfurospirillum halorespirans DSM 13726 genome has a window encoding:
- a CDS encoding DUF4160 domain-containing protein, with protein MPIISYFFGIVIRMYHDDHPPMHIHVEYQGFTAFISIESGEIIKGHLPKKALIILKDWIFLHQEELKHNWELAQIFEPLEKIAGADND; from the coding sequence ATGCCTATTATTTCCTACTTTTTTGGTATTGTCATCAGAATGTACCATGATGACCATCCTCCAATGCACATCCACGTTGAATATCAAGGTTTTACTGCTTTTATATCTATTGAATCAGGTGAAATCATCAAAGGTCATCTTCCCAAAAAAGCGCTGATTATTTTAAAAGATTGGATATTTTTACACCAAGAAGAGTTAAAACACAACTGGGAACTTGCCCAAATATTTGAACCTTTAGAAAAAATTGCAGGAGCAGATAATGATTAA
- a CDS encoding DUF2442 domain-containing protein gives MINLIKIEPQNNYTLKLYFSDNSSGILDFTYMVKTQSSLTKPLESLDYFQACFIDFGALCWKNGLELSAESLYRKCKENGTFHINQASA, from the coding sequence ATGATTAATCTTATAAAAATTGAACCTCAAAATAACTATACTTTAAAACTCTATTTTTCAGATAATTCATCAGGTATACTTGATTTTACCTATATGGTAAAAACGCAAAGTTCTTTAACAAAACCTCTTGAGTCTTTGGACTATTTTCAAGCATGTTTTATCGATTTTGGAGCGTTGTGCTGGAAAAATGGATTGGAATTAAGCGCAGAATCTTTGTACCGAAAATGTAAAGAAAATGGTACATTCCATATCAATCAAGCAAGCGCTTAA
- the thyX gene encoding FAD-dependent thymidylate synthase, with protein MKITLNHYTPLLICADAIRTCWQSFDKSDEGGEKDKELIDRVGNKFKHASTLEHLVYNFYIEGVSRALLQELARHRMASLSVKSTRYTLKELKNEESFTCKDMERASKYLVLTGVEMVDAMSIKALENLRLVLVEGISNDKAKYCLPESYKTELTWTVNARSLQNFLSLRSDKSALWEIQNLAHALYNALPEEHKYLFSINEPS; from the coding sequence ATGAAAATTACACTCAACCACTACACTCCCCTCCTCATTTGTGCCGATGCCATTCGCACATGCTGGCAAAGTTTTGACAAAAGCGACGAAGGCGGCGAAAAAGACAAAGAACTCATCGATCGTGTTGGCAATAAATTTAAACATGCTTCAACGCTTGAACATCTTGTCTATAACTTCTACATCGAAGGCGTATCGCGTGCGCTTCTTCAAGAGCTAGCACGCCACCGTATGGCGTCACTTTCGGTTAAATCCACACGCTATACCCTTAAAGAGTTAAAGAACGAAGAGAGCTTTACATGTAAAGATATGGAGCGCGCTTCAAAATACTTGGTTTTAACGGGTGTGGAGATGGTCGATGCCATGAGCATTAAGGCACTTGAGAACCTTCGTTTAGTACTCGTGGAGGGCATTAGCAACGATAAGGCAAAATACTGCCTTCCAGAGAGCTACAAGACCGAACTGACATGGACAGTCAATGCCAGAAGCCTTCAAAACTTTTTATCACTGCGCAGTGATAAAAGTGCACTCTGGGAGATTCAAAATCTAGCCCATGCACTTTACAATGCCCTTCCTGA